In the genome of Achromobacter sp. MFA1 R4, the window GTTCATGAAGGATCCGGCTGGCGCCGCGCTGGCGCCCGTCACCGTGCCGGCCAAGTGATAGGCAAGCGGTAGCGTCCACGCGCCGCAGGCACGAAAAGCCCCCTGGTTCTCCATGGGGCTTTTCTGCATCTGGCAGGCGCGCCGTATCGTACGTCCGTATTGGGGACGGGTTGCCGCCATGCGTGCGTCCCCCGGCTGGCGCTGTCGGCCGAACCATGTACAATACCGCGTAAGCTAGAAAACATTCCGCAGCGGCTGAGCGGGCTTACGCCCCCTCAGCCGCTTTTTCGTTTGGGCGACGCCCACGCATCACTTGGCGTTATTCAGGTAAACATTCATGGGTAACTGGTTGCTGCCCGAGAGCCTTGCCGACGTACTTCCGGCCGAGGCCCGGCGCATCGAGGAATTGCGCCGCGAACTTCTCGATCTTTACCGTACTTACGGGTTCGAGCTGGTCGCGCCGCCCCTGGTCGAGTACATCGATTCATTGCTGTCGGGCACCGGCAGCGATCTGGATCTGCGCACCTGCAAGCTGGTGGACCAGCTCTCGGGCCGCACGCTGGGCGTGCGCGCGGACATGACTCCCCAGGTCACGCGCATCGACGCGCACTTGCTGAACCGCGCGGGCGTCACCCGCCTGTGCTACTGCGGCAACGTGTTGCATGCGCGGCCTTCGGACCTCTTGTCCAGCCGTGAATTGCTGCAGATCGGTGCCGAAATCTACGGCCACGCCGGATTCGAAGCCGATCTCGAAATCATCCAGCTCGTGCTGGAAACCGTTGCAATCGCCGGAGTGCGCAATCCGCGCCTGGATCTCTGCCATCCGGGCGTGTTGCGGGCCCTCCTGAAGTCCGACCCGGCGGCTGCCGAGCTGGCGCAGGACGCCATCCAGCTGATGCGCGATAAGGACGTGCCCGGGTTGGGCGAGCTTGCATCGCGGGCGCCCGGCATTCGACCGGAAACGCTCAAGGCGCTGCAATTGCTGCCCACCCTGTACGGCGGTCCGGACGTGCTGAAGACCGCTCGCCGCGAACTGCCGTCGCTGCCGGGCGTGGCCGAGGCGCTGAACGCGCTGCAGTCGCTGGTGGATGCCATGCCCAACGTGTCGTTCAGCGTGGACCTGGCCGATGTCGGCGGCTACGCCTACCACTCGGGCGTGAAGTTCGCCCTGTACGCCGAAGGTTGGCACGACGCGCTGGTCAGCGGCGGCCGCTACGACGACGTCAGCCGTGCATTCGGCCGGGCGCGTCCGGCGACGGGCTTCAGTCTGGATTTACGCAAGCTGGCGGCGGGTCTGCCGCCGGCGGAAAGGGCGCGAGCGGTTCGCGCGCCCTGGGGGCAGGCCCCCGCCCTGACCGAGGCGGTTCGCCGCCTGCGCCGGTCAGGGGAAATCGTCGTTCAGGTATTGCCCGGTCACGAGCAGGATCAGGACGAATTCGTTTGCGATCGCGAGCTGGCGCTGCAGGATGGCGTCTGGACGGTCAGAACGCTGTGACTAACTCCCTCTCGGAAACGAGGGGGCCGCGGGGAGATTTCCGGATTTCCCGAGAAACTCGATATTGATTCGTAACATGAGCAAGAACGTAGTCGTAATCGGCACCCAGTGGGGTGACGAGGGCAAAGGCAAGATCGTCGACTGGCTGGCGGAATCCGTCCAGGGCGTGGTCCGCTTCCAGGGCGGTCACAACGCCGGCCATACGCTGTGGATCAACGGCAAGAAGACGATTCTTCGCCTGATTCCGTCGGGCATCATGCATCCCGGTGTCACCTGCTTCATCGGCAATGGCGTCGTGCTGTCCCCCGAAGCCCTGCTCAAGGAAATCGAAGAGCTTGAGGCGGCCGGCCTGGACGTGCGCTCGCGCCTGCAAATCTCCGAGATCTGCCCGCTGATCCTCCCGTACCACGTCGCCATCGACAAGGCACGCGAAGCCCGTAAGGGCGAGGGCAAGATCGGCACGACCGGTCGTGGCATCGGTCCGGCCTACGAAGACAAGGTCGCCCGCCGCGCGCTGCGCGTGCAAGACCTCTTCAATCCCGCGCTGTTCGACGAAAAGCTCGCCGAAGTGCTGGATTACCACAACTTCGTGCTGACCCAGTACCTGGGCGCCGAAGCCGTGTCGGCCAACGAAGTGCGCGATCAGGCCATGGCGCTCGCCCCGGCCATCGCCCCGATGGTCAAGGACGTCTCCAGCAACCTGTATGCCATGCAACAGGAAGGCAAGCGCCTGCTGTTCGAAGGCGCCCAAGGTGCGCTGCTGGATGTCGACCACGGCACTTACCCCTTCGTCACCAGCAGCAACTGCGTGGCGGGCGCGGCCTCGGCCGGCGCGGGCGTGGGTCCCCAGCAACTGGATTACGTCCTGGGCATTACCAAGGCGTACACCACGCGCGTCGGTTCCGGTCCGTTCCCCACTGAACTGGTCGACGAGATCGGCACGCGCCTGGCCACGATCGGCAAGGAATTCGGTTCGGTCACCGGCCGTCCGCGTCGCTGCGGCTGGTTCGACGGCGCCGCCCTGAAGCGCTCGGTGCGCCTGAACGGCATTTCCGGCCTGTGCATCACCAAGCTGGACGTGCTGGACGGTCTGGAAACCATCCAGCTCGGCGTCGGCTATCGCGTCAACGGTGAGTTCCGCGACGTGCTGCCCTATGGCGCGCACGCCGTGGCCCAGGCGCAGCCCGTCCTGGAAGAACTGCCCGGCTGGAGCGAGTCGACGGTCGGCATCACCGAGTACGCCAAGCTTCCCGCCGCGGCCCGCCGCTACCTGGAACGCGTGGCGGAAGTCTGCGGTGTTCCGATCGACCTGGTGTCCACTGGCCCGGACCGCAACGAGACCATTGTTTTGCGTCATCCCCTGAAGGGCTGACATCGGGTTATTATTCCCGAGGCCGCCGCCGGTCATACCGGCGGCGGCCTTTTCGTATTTTTGTGCAGGAGATGCTTGCCTATGAGCACGCCGACCAGTGACGATAGCCATCTGTGGGTAACGTGGGACGATTACAACCGCTTGATCGAGCGCCTTACTTTGCAGGTGCACCAGTCTGGCTGGAAGTTCGACAAGATTCTTTGCCTGGCGCGCGGCGGCATGCGCGTGGGCGACGTCATGTCCCGCATTTTTGACGTGCCGCTCGGCATCCTCGCCACCAGCAGCTATCGCGAGGCGGCGGGCACCAAGCAGGGCGACATGGATATCGCCCAGTTCATCACCATCACCCGAGGCACGCTGTCCGGGCGAGTGTTGCTGGTGGACGACATGGTCGATACCGGCAAGACGTTCAGCAAGGTCTACGACCACCTGAAGAGCCAGTTTGCCGACATCACCGAACTGCGCAGCGCCGTGCTGTGGTGGAAAGGCCATTCCCTGGCCACGCCCGACTACTACGTCGAAAAGCTGCCCACCAATCCCTGGATCCACCAGCCGTTCGAAGACTACGACAGCTTGCGTCCCCATCAATTGGAAGCCTGGATCCGCAAGGGCTCCCAGGGCTAGGCTGGTTTGGTCGAAGGGCGGTCCCAGCGCGCTGGGGCGCCCTTTCAGTAGTCAAACCGCCTATGACCATGCTAGAATCGCTGGTTATCGCTAAACCGAACTTGGCTTGTTACTCTCTGGGTAGTCTTTGGGTAACGGAAACAGCCAGCTTAAACCCGGGTGAATGCATGCCTGGGTTGCGCTTTCAAGGTTCCTAGTTCTCGCGGTACTTGCCTTTGGTGGTGGGCTGGCCTGGTTGTCAGGCCCCGTCGTCAAAGGCCGTCTTCGCGTACCTGGGTCCGCGCAGCGTTGCTGGAAAGCAAGCCAGGTTTGTCATCAACTTTTGTTACCCTACAAGCAGGCCAATTACTTTATGCCTATCGTTCGACTGAAGGAAAACGAACCGTTTGAAGCCGCTCTGCGCCGCTTCAAGCGCACCATCGAAAAGACCGGTTTGCTCACCGAGCTGCGTTCGCGCGAGTTCTACGAGAAGCCCACCGCCGAGCGCAAGCGCAAGCATGCCGCCGCCGTGAAGCGCCACTACAAGCGCATCCGTAGCCAACAACTGCCCCCGCGCCTGTATTGATTTCTGATTCCCGAATCTATTGATTCCAGAATCATTCATCCAGGATTTGCTCGCCCGAGTCGACGTCGTCGACATAGTCGGGCGATATGTGCAGTTGCGAAAGGGTGGGGCCAACTTGCTTGGCCTGTGCCCCTTTCATAACGAAAAAAGTCCCTCGTTCACTGTCAGTCCCACCAAGCAGTTCTATCACTGCTTCGGCTGCGGAGCTCATGGCAGCGCCATCACCTTCCTGATGGAACATACGGGCGCCAGTTTCCCCGATGCCGTGCGTACGCTCGCGGCATCGGCGGGAATGACGGTCCCCGAAGAAAACCGCAGTCCCCGTCAGCAGCAGGAATCCGCGCGCCGCAAGGCCGAGGAATCCCGGCATACGCAAGTGCTGGACGCCGCGCAGGCGCATTACCTCAAGCAGTTGCGCGCGTCGCCCGCTGCCGTGCGCTACTTGAAGCAACGTGGCCTCACCGGCGAAATCGCGGCGCATTTCGGCCTGGGGTGGTCCGGCACGGACAGGCATGGCCTGTCTCAGGTATTTCCCAATTACGAAGACCCCACATTGGTGGAGTCCGGGCTTGTCATCGAGTCCGAAGACGGGCGCCGTTACGACCGCTTCCGCGAGCGCGTCATGTTCCCGATTCGCAATGCGCGGGGAAGCCTCATCGGATTCGGCGGCCGGATCATCGGCAAGGGTGAGCCCAAGTACCTGAACTCGCCCGAGACCCCGCTGTTTTCGAAAGGGCAGGAGCTCTACGGACTGTGGGAAGCGCGCCAGGCCATCCGCCAGGAAGGCCAGGTCATCGTGGTCGAAGGCTACATGGACGTGGTCGGGCTGGCCCAGCAGGGCATCGCCAATGCCGTCGCCACGCTTGGCACCGCCACCACGCCGGACCATGTCAAGAAGCTCTTGCGCGCCAGCGACAAGGTGATTTTCAGCTTTGACGGCGACAAGGCCGGGCGGCGGGCTGCGTGGCGCGCCCTGCAGGCGTGCCTGCCGGTGCTCAGGGACGATATTGCGATCCGGTTCCTGTTCCTTCCTGCCGAGCACGATCCGGATTCCTACGTGCGCGAACTCGGCGCCGAGGCGTTCCGGGCTTGCCTGGCCGAAGCCGTGGCGCTGTCGCGCTTCCTGCTGGAAGAGCTGGCGTCGCGT includes:
- a CDS encoding ATP phosphoribosyltransferase regulatory subunit, which produces MGNWLLPESLADVLPAEARRIEELRRELLDLYRTYGFELVAPPLVEYIDSLLSGTGSDLDLRTCKLVDQLSGRTLGVRADMTPQVTRIDAHLLNRAGVTRLCYCGNVLHARPSDLLSSRELLQIGAEIYGHAGFEADLEIIQLVLETVAIAGVRNPRLDLCHPGVLRALLKSDPAAAELAQDAIQLMRDKDVPGLGELASRAPGIRPETLKALQLLPTLYGGPDVLKTARRELPSLPGVAEALNALQSLVDAMPNVSFSVDLADVGGYAYHSGVKFALYAEGWHDALVSGGRYDDVSRAFGRARPATGFSLDLRKLAAGLPPAERARAVRAPWGQAPALTEAVRRLRRSGEIVVQVLPGHEQDQDEFVCDRELALQDGVWTVRTL
- the rpsU gene encoding 30S ribosomal protein S21; the encoded protein is MPIVRLKENEPFEAALRRFKRTIEKTGLLTELRSREFYEKPTAERKRKHAAAVKRHYKRIRSQQLPPRLY
- a CDS encoding adenylosuccinate synthase, giving the protein MSKNVVVIGTQWGDEGKGKIVDWLAESVQGVVRFQGGHNAGHTLWINGKKTILRLIPSGIMHPGVTCFIGNGVVLSPEALLKEIEELEAAGLDVRSRLQISEICPLILPYHVAIDKAREARKGEGKIGTTGRGIGPAYEDKVARRALRVQDLFNPALFDEKLAEVLDYHNFVLTQYLGAEAVSANEVRDQAMALAPAIAPMVKDVSSNLYAMQQEGKRLLFEGAQGALLDVDHGTYPFVTSSNCVAGAASAGAGVGPQQLDYVLGITKAYTTRVGSGPFPTELVDEIGTRLATIGKEFGSVTGRPRRCGWFDGAALKRSVRLNGISGLCITKLDVLDGLETIQLGVGYRVNGEFRDVLPYGAHAVAQAQPVLEELPGWSESTVGITEYAKLPAAARRYLERVAEVCGVPIDLVSTGPDRNETIVLRHPLKG
- the dnaG gene encoding DNA primase; this encodes MIPESFIQDLLARVDVVDIVGRYVQLRKGGANLLGLCPFHNEKSPSFTVSPTKQFYHCFGCGAHGSAITFLMEHTGASFPDAVRTLAASAGMTVPEENRSPRQQQESARRKAEESRHTQVLDAAQAHYLKQLRASPAAVRYLKQRGLTGEIAAHFGLGWSGTDRHGLSQVFPNYEDPTLVESGLVIESEDGRRYDRFRERVMFPIRNARGSLIGFGGRIIGKGEPKYLNSPETPLFSKGQELYGLWEARQAIRQEGQVIVVEGYMDVVGLAQQGIANAVATLGTATTPDHVKKLLRASDKVIFSFDGDKAGRRAAWRALQACLPVLRDDIAIRFLFLPAEHDPDSYVRELGAEAFRACLAEAVALSRFLLEELASRHNMTEAEGRASCLHEAKPLLAAIPECALRVQIEREMAKLVQLTPEEMAQVLAQQPAKPFAPAGRPAQGAGDAAAAGSPGSEGGAPDMGYDFGGHEFHDIPADESEFTDYGQYGSHGDESIPGGGGWQQGEKQDWKAKSDWKSKGDWKGKGDWKGGKGNWKGRRDNDVGGFEGRRTMPSLAKRLLSLLLAHPELVDSMGDQQLEVIDHGPHLGLVRDLIMLAQSSGARHVGALLEAAEPDSDLATVLKGLRADILSQEDLPDPQTEWDDALRRIEFDSAKAEMAKLAAAGLATDEARKRYLELSRRMTVLKGAGMR
- a CDS encoding phosphoribosyltransferase, producing MSTPTSDDSHLWVTWDDYNRLIERLTLQVHQSGWKFDKILCLARGGMRVGDVMSRIFDVPLGILATSSYREAAGTKQGDMDIAQFITITRGTLSGRVLLVDDMVDTGKTFSKVYDHLKSQFADITELRSAVLWWKGHSLATPDYYVEKLPTNPWIHQPFEDYDSLRPHQLEAWIRKGSQG